Proteins co-encoded in one Oreochromis aureus strain Israel breed Guangdong linkage group 3, ZZ_aureus, whole genome shotgun sequence genomic window:
- the LOC120434529 gene encoding P2Y purinoceptor 14-like has product MGSTSINRYLRIIHPSGTHMLRTVQTARIISVITWVSLLAPTVVYVIIFFSSQEPLTFNPSRCVHLFTPSVSLLFRILHIFSAINFLLFFISLVFFYYSIFRRVLEAQQKQLTSSGSEKLVKYRRNVLVLEVTTMVSVFNICLDPVVYFFLSNTFGEKVRAKHPTTNEENKSSKDKLDIITLEQVTRTS; this is encoded by the exons ATGGGGAGCACTTCCATCAACAG GTATCTAAGGATCATCCATCCTTCAGGAACTCACATGCTGCGGACAGTGCAAACTGCACGAATCATCTCTGTCATCACCTGGGTTTCTCTCCTGGCTCCAACAGTCGTCTATGTTATCATTTTTTTCAGCTCCCAGGAACCTCTGACCTTTAATCCTAGCCGCTGCGTTCACCTGTTTACTCCATCAGTCAGCCTGTTGTTCAGAATTCTCCACATCTTCTCTGCAATCAACTTCCTCTTGTTCTTCATATCCCTGGTCTTCTTCTACTACAGCATCTTCCGCAGGGTGTTGGAGGCACAGCAGAAGCAGCTGACCTCCTCTGGCTCTGAGAAGCTGGTTAAGTATCGCAGGAACGTGTTGGTGCTG GAGGTGACCACCATGGTGTCAGTTTTCAACATCTGCCTGGACCCTGTTGTTTACTTTTTCCTCAGCAATACTTTTGGGGAGAAGGTGAGAGCCAAACATCCGACTACAAACGAGGAGAATAAGAGCAGCAAGGACAAGCTGGACATCATTACATTAGAACAAGTGACTCGAACCAGTTAG